One Diadema setosum chromosome 8, eeDiaSeto1, whole genome shotgun sequence genomic window carries:
- the LOC140232175 gene encoding retinol dehydrogenase 8-like — translation MAPKIALITGCSAGIGLHVAVRLAKDPKQSYLVYATMRNLAKKADLEKEAGSALNKTLFIRELDVTKEGSIVATVKFILDKHQCIDILINNAGFGWYGPLEDMSQDKMQTMMNTNVVGLIRMTQEVIPAMKRQRSGRIVNISSLVGIMGFPLCAVYSASKFAVDGFCESMWPELNAFGVWISSVNPGPVETAFHTTAAVDMPTPETMSKSKADPETHKIIGECAQWMRSTNGPPMQDVSAVSDTLLECLQAEKPVLRYGTSDYVRQRVKERYADGAGMIGVKMWQAWLGKE, via the exons ATGGCGCCGAAAATTGCCCTCATCACCGGCTGCTCTGCTGGTATTGGGCTCCACGTAGCGGTCCGGCTGGCTAAGGATCCCAAACAGTCCTACTTGGTCTACGCCACCATGAGGAATCTTGCTAAGAAGGCGGACCTTGAGAAGGAGGCTGGCAGTGCTTTGAATAAGACGCTGTTCATCCGGGAACTTGACGTCACCAAGGAGGGGTCGATCGTTGCCACGGTCAAGTTCATCCTCGACAAGCACCAATGCATTGACATTCTCA TAAATAATGCTGGCTTCGGTTGGTACGGCCCTCTTGAAGATATGTCTCAGGATAAGATGCAAACAATGATGAACACGAACGTCGTGGGACTCATTCGAATGACCCAGGAAGTGATTCCTGCCATGAAACGCCAGAGGTCAGGCCGCATCGTCAATATCAGCAGCTTGGTAGGGATTATGG GCTTCCCTCTCTGCGCTGTTTACAGCGCCTCCAAGTTTGCTGTTGACGGGTTCTGCGAATCCATGTGGCCTGAACTAAATGCGTTCGGAGTCTG GATCAGCTCGGTAAACCCGGGACCAGTGGAGACTGCGTTCCACACCACAGCCGCCGTAGATATGCCCACACCCGAGACGATGAGCAAGTCCAAGGCCGATCCAGAAACCCACAAA ATAATTGGTGAGTGCGCTCAGTGGATGAGATCAACCAACGGGCCTCCGATGCAAGACGTTAGCGCCGTCTCGGACACGTTGTTGGAATGTCTCCAGGCCGAGAAGCCCGTTCTTCGCTACGGCACCAGCGACTACGTGAGGCAGCGGGTGAAGGAACGGTACGCCGACGGAGCGGGAATGATCGGGGTCAAGATGTGGCAGGCGTGGCTGGGAAAAGAGTGA